Proteins from a genomic interval of Plutella xylostella chromosome 24, ilPluXylo3.1, whole genome shotgun sequence:
- the LOC125490500 gene encoding uncharacterized protein LOC125490500: MPKRKKNHKESKEERWRRKLQKYEGRLEHRIRSTVTAVVYPTDDEDIQVQDILPESSQYPVDNPVENPIESQSVEGSQTEIPQLPPPSSGEPNSGSQPVETQILENGITTEIGPEQNNNNEDLFDTELLNILGDFEVTSEEWGDDLQEGVSKRFQQILQEGLKKEVKEELNKKYLFPKNTPFCKAPTLNPEINTMQAMTESFKQRDKHMMSKQNQLGKALSVLGGALTAVLKKNPNISDVVRILNDCGKLIADSHYMETYTRRSMVIPLLDKSLVEPFKERKRDQFLFGDNLMDIVKTSNTMKKTGTMIQSQNTPSTSGLNFQGPPLRGRQRYYQSTPYTR, from the exons atgCCGAAACGCAAGAAAAATCATAAGGAATCAAAGGAAGAACGTTGGAGGCggaaattacaaaaatatgaaggTAGATTGGAACACAGAATACGTAGCACAGTAACAGCGGTGGTGTATCCCACTGATGACGAAGATATTCAAGTTCAAG ATATATTACCTGAATCATCGCAATACCCCGTAGACAATCCGGTGGAAAATCCAATCGAATCTCAATCAGTGGAAGGCTCACAAACAGAAATTCCGCAGTTACCGCCCCCGTCCTCCGGGGAACCTAACAGTGGATCCCAACCAGTAGAAACCCAGATATTAGAAAACGGGATCACAACGGAAATCGGACCGgaacaaaacaataataatgagGATTTGTTTGATACTGAATTACTCAACATCTTGGGGGACTTTGAAGTAACATCAGAAGAATGGGGTGACGATCTTCAAGAAGGCGTAAGCAAGAGATTTCAACAAATTTTACAAGAAGGCCTTAAAAAAGAGGTGAAAGAGGAACTTAACAAGAAGTACTTGTTTCCAAAGAATACACCTTTTTGTAAGGCGCCAACTCTAAACCCGGAGATTAATACTATGCAGGCCATGACTGAATCCTTTAAGCAAAGAGACAAACACATGATGTCTAAGCAAAATCAACTCGGAAAAGCATTATCCGTGTTAGGAGGGGCACTAACTGctgttttgaaaaaaaacccAAACATTTCAGATGTGGTTCGTATTCTTAATGATTGCGGCAAACTTATCGCCGATTCACATTATATGGAGACATATACTCGCCGATCAATGGTTATACCATTGTTAGATAAATCACTTGTCGAACCGTTTAAAGAGAGGAAACGGGACCAATTTTTATTTGGTGATAACTTAATGGACATTGTaaag ACGTCCAATACTATGAAGAAGACAGGCACTATGATTCAATCACAAAATACCCCCTCAACGAGTGGTTTAAACTTCCAAGGACCACCATTGCGGGGCCGTCAGCGCTATTACCAGTCTACTCCATACACAAGGTAA